A window of Streptomyces sp. NBC_01689 genomic DNA:
TCGGGGGTCGGGCAGGGCGGCGGGAACGGCGCCGCCGTCTCGATCAACCGCCGATAGTGGTCGAGCCACTTGGCGTTGTTGAAGCTGACCGCCGCGGTGACCCGGCCCTGGTATCCGTAGGCCGCGACGAAGCGGCGGTCGGACACGGACCCCTGGGCGACGACGACCTCGTCGGCGTACGTCGGCACCCCGACGGACTTGATGTTGACGCCGAACTGGATCGACCAGAACGCCGGGATCGACAGGTGCGGCCACCGGTCGGCCTGGGTGCTGACCATGTTGTGGGCCGCGATCTCCGCCTGTTCCACGGCGTTGGCCCAGTGCTCCAGGGAGATGAACCGGTACTCGTAGACCGGGTTGGGGCTGCGTGCGACGTCCCCGGCGACGAAGATGTCGTCGGTGACCAGGCCGTTGAGGTCGAAGGCACGGCAGCCCGCGTCGCAGGCGACTCCCCACACGCCCACCGCCAGTCCCGAGTCCCGCAGCCACTCGGTGTTGCGGATGCCGCCGAGCGCCACCACCGCGACCTCCGCGTCGACGGTGCCGCCGTCGGAGAAGTGGGCGCGCCGCAGCCGCCCGTGGGCGTCGCCCTCCAGCCGGGTGACCCTGACCCCGCAGCGCAGGTCGACCCCGTGGGCGCGCTGCATGTCGGCGGCGACCTCGCCGATCATCGCGCCGAGTCCTCCGACCAGCGGGGCGGGACCGAGTTCGGCGACGGTCACGGGGAG
This region includes:
- a CDS encoding NAD(P)/FAD-dependent oxidoreductase: MSSAHTLQRFKRDGRVVIVGASLAGLRAAEALRGEGFTGSLTMIGDELGEPYDRPPLSKQVLTGWVPAGGTTLPRRCDIDAEWLLGVPADGLDLAADQVRLADGRRIPFDRMLIATGVRARPWPVEEEAALDGVFVVRTREDADGLQRAIAAGPSRVLIIGAGFTGSEIASVCRERGLPVTVAELGPAPLVGGLGAMIGEVAADMQRAHGVDLRCGVRVTRLEGDAHGRLRRAHFSDGGTVDAEVAVVALGGIRNTEWLRDSGLAVGVWGVACDAGCRAFDLNGLVTDDIFVAGDVARSPNPVYEYRFISLEHWANAVEQAEIAAHNMVSTQADRWPHLSIPAFWSIQFGVNIKSVGVPTYADEVVVAQGSVSDRRFVAAYGYQGRVTAAVSFNNAKWLDHYRRLIETAAPFPPPCPTPDQPVDAKPVPVDFPGPTLLAQGATVVVTGHDPGGRRVTAVRQGR